A genomic stretch from Polyangium spumosum includes:
- the pbpC gene encoding penicillin-binding protein 1C, which produces MKWRPSRKALGRLALAAGVITCVVLGVAVASQHVRAAAGEPSASLADRWHEGHQIVDREGRLLREIGSEAEQRGRPVSLDQMGDRIVLATLVSEDKRFFEHDGVDGRAIARAIGQNLKGRRIVSGASTITQQLVKLLDAEGKPSPRTLERKVTEAARAQNLEEAVDKRTILEAYMNRLGYGHGLTGPEAAALGYFGVSAKDLSWAQAAWLAVLPRAPSFLGSYDHPERARLRQRALLDDLREGGVMSEADHARAVDEPIVVRRVQRPFYAPHFVDATLREVSKPGERGHGVTKTTLDLRLQEDTEGLVRTHLAALASLGAKNAAVIVVDNKGGEVLAWVGSGSYWDPSIAGQVDMVRARRQPGSTLKPFVYALAFADGHSAAEPLADVPTRFSEQGGTYAPGNFDGTFEGPISAREALAGSLNVPAVRLAAEVGEGRLLESLRNLGFSSLDREAKHYGLSLALGTGEVTLRELAGAYVALARGGERIPTRIVSGEEPAGEPVRVMDAAVASLVTESLSDPLARVRGLHGRGPFDLGFPVAVKTGTSSGHRDTWCVGFTHERTVAVWIGNADGAPTQKLTGASGAGPLFADVMRRAMEDMPSRAPLWDEAHLESAEVCPLTGKLPGPACVDHASRHFIRGEAPKETCDWHVRASTREGARPGEAPFSCDSRGSRTIVVLPEAYEGFLGALPLGAPGRDPFGLPWLSRSSVRGCGDATHAEPALRIDGPAAGSVFVYAEEAGAAQAIVLSASAAGEPRVGEVEFVVDGEVVGRSRFPFRVRYHATRGDHELVVRPVDALLAVRTAKTSFSVR; this is translated from the coding sequence ATGAAATGGCGACCCTCCAGGAAGGCCCTCGGGCGGCTCGCCCTCGCGGCGGGCGTGATCACCTGCGTCGTCCTCGGCGTCGCCGTCGCATCGCAGCACGTGCGCGCCGCGGCGGGGGAGCCCTCGGCGAGCCTCGCGGACCGCTGGCACGAGGGGCATCAAATCGTCGATCGCGAGGGGCGCCTCCTGCGCGAGATCGGCTCCGAGGCCGAGCAACGCGGCAGGCCCGTCTCGCTCGATCAAATGGGCGATCGTATCGTGCTCGCGACGCTCGTGAGCGAGGACAAACGTTTCTTCGAGCACGACGGCGTCGACGGGCGAGCGATCGCGCGGGCGATCGGGCAGAACCTCAAGGGCCGGCGTATCGTGTCCGGCGCGAGCACGATCACCCAGCAGCTCGTGAAATTGCTGGACGCCGAGGGAAAACCGTCCCCGCGGACGCTCGAGCGCAAGGTCACGGAGGCGGCGCGGGCGCAGAACCTCGAGGAGGCCGTGGACAAACGGACGATCCTGGAGGCATACATGAACCGGCTCGGGTATGGCCACGGGCTCACCGGGCCGGAGGCGGCGGCGCTCGGGTATTTCGGGGTCTCGGCGAAGGATCTGAGCTGGGCGCAGGCCGCGTGGCTCGCGGTGCTGCCGCGCGCGCCTTCGTTTCTCGGTTCGTATGATCATCCGGAGCGCGCGCGCCTCCGGCAGCGGGCGCTGCTCGACGATCTGCGCGAGGGGGGCGTGATGAGCGAGGCCGACCACGCGCGCGCCGTGGACGAGCCGATCGTGGTGCGGAGGGTCCAGAGGCCGTTTTACGCGCCACACTTCGTCGACGCGACCCTGCGCGAGGTGTCGAAGCCGGGCGAGCGGGGGCACGGGGTGACGAAGACGACGCTCGATCTTCGATTGCAGGAGGATACCGAGGGGCTCGTGCGCACGCACCTCGCGGCGCTCGCCTCGCTGGGCGCGAAGAATGCGGCGGTGATCGTGGTCGACAACAAGGGCGGGGAGGTGCTCGCCTGGGTCGGGAGTGGTTCGTACTGGGACCCTTCGATCGCGGGGCAGGTCGACATGGTGCGGGCCCGGAGGCAGCCGGGGTCGACGCTGAAGCCGTTCGTGTATGCCCTCGCATTCGCCGACGGGCATTCGGCCGCGGAGCCGCTCGCGGACGTGCCGACGCGATTCAGCGAGCAGGGCGGGACGTACGCGCCTGGCAATTTCGACGGGACATTCGAGGGGCCGATCAGCGCGCGGGAGGCGCTCGCGGGCAGCCTGAACGTGCCCGCGGTGCGGCTCGCGGCGGAGGTGGGGGAGGGGCGGCTGCTCGAATCGCTCAGGAACCTCGGGTTCTCGAGCCTCGATCGGGAAGCGAAGCATTATGGTTTGTCGCTCGCGCTCGGGACCGGCGAGGTGACGCTGCGCGAGCTCGCGGGCGCGTACGTGGCGCTCGCGCGGGGCGGAGAGCGGATTCCGACCAGAATCGTCTCCGGCGAGGAGCCGGCGGGCGAGCCCGTGCGCGTGATGGATGCGGCCGTGGCCTCGCTCGTGACGGAGTCGCTCTCCGATCCGCTGGCGCGCGTGCGGGGGCTGCACGGGCGAGGGCCGTTCGACCTCGGGTTTCCGGTGGCCGTGAAGACGGGGACGAGCTCGGGGCACCGCGATACGTGGTGCGTCGGATTCACGCACGAGCGGACCGTGGCGGTATGGATCGGCAATGCGGACGGCGCGCCGACGCAAAAGCTCACCGGCGCGAGCGGCGCGGGGCCGCTCTTCGCCGACGTGATGCGGCGCGCCATGGAGGATATGCCCTCGCGCGCGCCGCTCTGGGACGAGGCGCACCTCGAATCTGCGGAGGTTTGTCCCCTCACGGGAAAGCTCCCCGGGCCCGCCTGCGTGGATCACGCGTCGCGGCATTTTATTCGCGGAGAGGCGCCCAAGGAGACGTGTGATTGGCACGTGCGCGCCAGCACGCGGGAGGGGGCGCGCCCGGGCGAGGCGCCGTTCTCCTGCGATTCGCGGGGGAGCCGCACGATCGTGGTGTTGCCGGAGGCCTACGAGGGCTTTCTCGGGGCCCTGCCGCTCGGCGCGCCGGGCCGTGATCCCTTTGGTTTGCCCTGGCTCTCGCGTTCGTCCGTGCGGGGCTGCGGGGACGCGACGCACGCGGAGCCGGCCCTTCGAATCGACGGGCCCGCGGCGGGCAGCGTCTTCGTGTACGCGGAGGAGGCGGGCGCCGCGCAAGCGATCGTGCTCTCGGCGTCGGCCGCCGGGGAGCCGCGCGTCGGCGAGGTCGAGTTCGTGGTGGATGGCGAGGTCGTGGGCCGATCCCGCTTCCCGTTCCGGGTCCGGTATCACGCGACGCGGGGGGATCACGAGCTCGTGGTACGCCCGGTCGATGCCCTCCTCGCGGTTCGAACGGCAAAAACGAGCTTCTCCGTGCGATGA
- a CDS encoding alpha-2-macroglobulin family protein, translated as MPSARTRPLWLVPAVLFASSFGLVCSSTPSVPTTVPGQPPPPVLIERAVHEGDEPLVFPPAVSRNARLPVHGYEVDRSSADLAVRSPGLDSDGTFSFHGTSFRIVFNQPVARPAADPAAKRPTKAAEGTIRLTPSVEGEARWIDDTTLEFVAKRPFDTETTYAVELGELKTPAGASLKQAWRAQFKATPGVTIAGKDLGYLPVPGRHRVIAMHPNDGREIGARETFAVLYDQPIDLPLARSLITLRDAATKVPVSIVLDHPKAPTFQGIKVDPNFVVLVRPASPLPAGKRLVLQAKPRHLEKLHQAREVDVTVAEPLVFRDVTCEWYWDDDGRQRSCTFQDGKLFTAGREIRVSFNHPIATADDKLASRVRVSPPVRNMSVRNERWDDEIVIRGEFEPSKSYEVTVDGLVDDHKSRLAKPVSFRVEMAPMPASVTMADGMLWLDPETTRHFVVTSRNVSKASLLAWPVDSADRAAQEAALRRVRTRELPPEAAPVRIPIAVKAERNKLVTTQIDLSKHLSAGRSYVTTIVADELAHNAKLAKMPRGSEAGKPLVALIRPGDERSLAVHTRATPNATIVQVSRLAGGAPVPGALVRLSGDEDSAGVTTDASGVALLPFDLRTTERPFLDVRAQDADFILPLGGEGISERQIFPDLASGEDAPSSFGRAFVLTDRGIYRPGSSVFVKATVRKPDGALLSPIVGAPLRLHVVGPTGDDVFSQTLTTNDMGSVSATVAIPADAKIGRHQILLSQPEKTEESLAKTIVQVAEFEPPRFVVDVDAAADARNTLRAEVRARYLFGAPMDGATASWTVRREGAPFPEGPLTSAGLSFRRAPRWFDDEEQPWSRAGEGSLSAEGKLAVVQALEVAPALGPQRFVIEADVTDASHRHVAGRGSVVVHPAKRYAGLKLPSTWYGVGDDVPVELGVIDPEGKPVEGQTVTAKLERIEWQYAKRRGAGGSLEWDWTSKRIEAGRCTATSARQPVKCTVNIGRSGSYEITAEVDGRPGGAMGLWAYGSEGDALPAAPERPHALELAADKSRYAPGETAKILVRNPFPEATLVTTLEQGDLIEKRAMRVKAGATVIEVPLRAEHAPYVHATATLLPIGAKGRVATDYKIGAVRLPVAMAGARLSVATRSDKPFYGPGEEAEISVEVKDGGKPEGDAEVALAVVDEGVLRLTDFHPIDPAAALRPGRGLSFRVRDSRSDLGELFERSHVPGDGGGAALSTITEARKKFVETALFLPDVRTDAQGKAKVRFKLPDNLTEFRIMAVALDREGKGAQNESSFFVKKPVMLVPVVPRFARVGDRFEAAAMLHNETANALGATVRLGARSQTVNVPAGGKARVGFPLEPAAAGALPLVFSAEDEAGKRLDEVEAKLSVDEPGIDERPRLGGAFLRQQEVLLDVPPGVIDRGGFVTVKVGEHLWPELGARLEWLLGYPHGCVEQTTSSTLPLIAARTILPRIGVTRLSPGELQKRIASGIQRLATMRTDSGGLAYWPGGDDPNVYGTAYAIRAVLLAKKAGVNPPVGLLEGMQQFLADRMLDEDTAPEVSAAIAESLADAGALDRSAADALFDRKDNQSVFGLGSLALALASLPGQEDRVKALLDLIEASFDARGALVNTKRMNDFYYYGSPARSRAQAAIALARLRRSSPILPLLLREIAADMDAYTTQATAYSLLALGQHLEASTDDGVTVRVKLDGEVLAPSADLGFGSKEFAIPLSRVRGKKAKLVLEAEGDRSVGYAIASAWQRAIAAADSPAGTRGENGPSVYRVISDPRGGAVDLSKIKAGDLLRVALYARLPEVDDQRRGYVALTDRLPAGFEPVQPDLATVASAPGIDSHHPFYSALRWESSEASHIEMRDDRVNIYFDKVWGDSVAATFLVRATTPGVFALPAAVGELMYEPDGAGYSDAGQVTIQ; from the coding sequence ATGCCCTCCGCCCGCACCCGTCCCCTCTGGCTCGTCCCGGCCGTGCTCTTCGCCTCCTCGTTCGGGCTCGTCTGCAGCAGCACGCCGTCCGTTCCCACCACCGTGCCCGGACAACCCCCGCCGCCCGTCTTGATCGAGCGGGCGGTGCACGAGGGCGACGAGCCGCTCGTGTTTCCTCCGGCCGTCTCGCGGAATGCTCGTCTCCCGGTGCATGGTTACGAGGTCGATCGCTCTTCCGCCGACCTCGCCGTACGCAGCCCGGGGCTCGACAGCGACGGCACATTCTCCTTCCACGGCACCTCGTTCCGTATCGTCTTCAATCAGCCCGTCGCGCGCCCCGCGGCGGATCCGGCCGCGAAGAGGCCCACGAAGGCCGCGGAGGGCACGATTCGCTTGACGCCCAGCGTGGAGGGGGAGGCGCGCTGGATCGACGACACCACGCTCGAATTCGTGGCGAAGCGCCCGTTCGACACGGAGACCACGTACGCGGTCGAGCTCGGCGAATTGAAGACGCCCGCGGGCGCCTCCCTGAAGCAGGCGTGGAGAGCGCAATTCAAGGCGACCCCGGGCGTCACGATCGCCGGAAAGGATCTCGGATACCTGCCCGTCCCCGGCCGCCACCGCGTGATCGCGATGCACCCGAACGACGGCCGCGAGATCGGCGCGCGCGAGACGTTCGCCGTGCTTTACGATCAGCCGATCGACCTCCCCCTCGCGCGCAGCCTGATCACGCTGAGGGACGCGGCCACCAAGGTGCCCGTCTCGATTGTCCTCGACCACCCGAAGGCGCCGACGTTCCAGGGGATCAAGGTCGATCCGAATTTCGTCGTGCTCGTCCGCCCCGCCTCGCCCCTGCCGGCGGGCAAGAGGCTCGTCCTCCAGGCCAAACCTCGTCATCTGGAGAAGCTCCATCAGGCGCGCGAGGTCGACGTGACCGTGGCCGAGCCGCTCGTGTTCCGCGACGTGACCTGCGAATGGTACTGGGACGACGACGGCCGGCAGCGGTCGTGCACGTTCCAGGACGGGAAGCTCTTCACGGCGGGGCGCGAGATTCGCGTGTCGTTCAATCATCCCATCGCGACCGCCGACGACAAACTCGCCTCCCGCGTTCGCGTGAGCCCGCCCGTGCGGAACATGAGCGTGCGGAACGAGCGCTGGGACGACGAAATCGTGATCCGCGGGGAGTTCGAGCCCTCGAAATCGTACGAGGTCACGGTCGACGGGCTCGTCGATGATCACAAAAGCCGCCTCGCGAAGCCCGTGTCTTTCCGCGTCGAGATGGCCCCGATGCCCGCGAGCGTGACCATGGCGGACGGCATGTTGTGGCTCGACCCGGAGACGACGCGCCATTTCGTCGTGACCTCGCGCAACGTCTCGAAGGCCTCGCTGCTCGCCTGGCCCGTCGACTCCGCGGATCGCGCCGCGCAGGAGGCCGCGCTCCGGCGGGTGCGCACGCGCGAGTTGCCCCCCGAGGCCGCGCCGGTGCGGATCCCCATCGCCGTCAAGGCCGAGCGAAACAAGCTCGTCACGACGCAGATCGACCTCTCGAAGCACCTCTCGGCGGGGCGGAGCTACGTCACCACGATCGTGGCCGACGAGCTCGCCCACAACGCGAAGCTCGCGAAGATGCCGCGGGGCAGCGAGGCGGGAAAGCCGCTCGTCGCTCTGATTCGCCCCGGCGACGAGCGTTCGCTCGCCGTGCACACACGCGCGACGCCGAATGCGACGATCGTGCAGGTCTCGCGGCTCGCGGGCGGCGCGCCGGTGCCGGGCGCGCTCGTGCGACTCTCCGGGGACGAGGATTCGGCGGGCGTGACGACGGACGCCTCGGGCGTGGCGCTCCTGCCCTTCGACCTGCGCACGACGGAGAGGCCTTTCCTCGACGTGCGCGCGCAGGACGCGGATTTTATTCTCCCGCTCGGCGGCGAGGGGATCTCGGAGCGTCAAATCTTCCCCGACCTCGCCTCGGGCGAGGACGCCCCCTCCTCGTTCGGCCGGGCGTTCGTCCTGACGGACCGTGGCATTTATCGGCCCGGGTCGAGCGTGTTCGTCAAGGCCACCGTGCGCAAGCCCGATGGGGCGCTGCTCTCGCCGATCGTGGGCGCGCCCCTGCGATTGCACGTCGTGGGGCCGACGGGCGATGACGTCTTTTCGCAGACGCTCACGACGAACGACATGGGGAGCGTCTCCGCGACGGTCGCCATTCCGGCGGACGCGAAGATCGGCCGGCACCAGATCCTGCTTTCGCAGCCGGAGAAGACGGAGGAGTCGCTCGCGAAGACGATCGTGCAGGTCGCGGAGTTCGAGCCGCCTCGATTCGTCGTCGACGTCGACGCGGCCGCGGACGCCAGGAATACGCTGCGCGCCGAGGTGCGCGCCCGGTATCTCTTCGGCGCGCCCATGGACGGCGCGACGGCGTCGTGGACGGTGCGGCGCGAAGGCGCGCCATTCCCCGAGGGGCCCTTGACCTCGGCGGGGCTCTCGTTCCGGCGCGCGCCTCGCTGGTTCGACGACGAAGAGCAGCCGTGGTCGCGCGCGGGCGAGGGGTCGCTCTCCGCCGAGGGGAAACTCGCGGTCGTGCAGGCGCTCGAGGTCGCGCCCGCGCTCGGGCCGCAGAGGTTCGTGATCGAGGCGGACGTGACCGACGCCTCGCACCGCCACGTCGCAGGGCGGGGGAGCGTCGTGGTTCATCCCGCCAAACGATATGCGGGGCTCAAGCTCCCCTCGACGTGGTACGGGGTCGGCGACGACGTGCCCGTCGAGCTCGGCGTGATCGATCCGGAGGGCAAGCCCGTCGAGGGACAAACCGTGACGGCGAAGCTCGAGCGGATCGAGTGGCAATACGCGAAGCGGCGCGGCGCGGGCGGGTCGCTCGAATGGGACTGGACGTCGAAGCGGATCGAGGCCGGCCGCTGCACGGCCACGAGCGCGCGGCAGCCGGTGAAATGCACCGTGAACATCGGCCGCTCGGGCAGCTACGAGATCACGGCCGAGGTCGACGGCCGGCCCGGCGGCGCCATGGGGCTCTGGGCGTACGGGAGCGAGGGGGACGCGCTGCCGGCCGCGCCGGAGCGGCCCCACGCGCTGGAGCTCGCGGCCGACAAATCGAGATATGCGCCCGGCGAGACGGCGAAGATCCTGGTGCGTAATCCGTTCCCCGAGGCGACGCTCGTGACAACCCTCGAGCAGGGCGATCTGATCGAAAAACGGGCGATGCGGGTCAAGGCGGGCGCGACGGTGATCGAGGTGCCGCTCCGGGCCGAGCACGCGCCGTACGTGCACGCGACGGCGACGCTCCTGCCGATCGGCGCGAAGGGTCGCGTCGCGACCGATTACAAGATCGGCGCGGTGCGCCTGCCCGTGGCGATGGCGGGCGCCCGGCTCTCGGTCGCGACGCGGAGCGACAAACCTTTTTACGGACCGGGTGAGGAGGCCGAGATCAGCGTCGAGGTGAAGGACGGCGGCAAGCCCGAGGGGGACGCCGAGGTCGCGCTCGCGGTCGTGGACGAGGGCGTCCTTCGATTGACGGATTTCCACCCGATCGATCCGGCCGCGGCGCTCCGGCCCGGCCGAGGCCTTTCCTTCCGCGTGCGTGATTCGCGGAGCGACCTCGGCGAGCTCTTCGAGCGCAGCCACGTGCCCGGCGACGGCGGCGGCGCGGCGCTCTCGACGATCACCGAGGCGCGCAAGAAATTCGTGGAGACCGCGCTGTTTTTGCCCGACGTGCGCACGGATGCGCAGGGCAAAGCGAAGGTGCGGTTCAAGCTCCCGGACAACCTCACGGAGTTCCGGATCATGGCGGTCGCGCTCGATCGCGAGGGCAAAGGGGCGCAGAACGAGTCGAGCTTCTTCGTGAAGAAGCCGGTGATGCTCGTGCCGGTCGTGCCGCGATTCGCGCGCGTGGGAGATCGATTCGAGGCGGCGGCGATGCTCCACAACGAGACGGCGAATGCGCTCGGCGCGACGGTGCGGCTCGGGGCGCGCTCGCAGACGGTGAACGTGCCGGCGGGCGGCAAGGCGCGCGTGGGATTCCCGCTCGAGCCGGCGGCCGCGGGCGCGCTCCCACTCGTGTTTTCGGCCGAGGACGAGGCGGGCAAGAGGCTCGACGAGGTGGAGGCGAAGCTCTCGGTGGACGAGCCCGGGATCGACGAGCGTCCGCGGCTCGGCGGGGCGTTTCTCCGGCAACAAGAGGTCTTGCTGGACGTACCTCCCGGCGTGATCGATCGGGGCGGGTTCGTCACGGTGAAGGTAGGCGAGCACCTCTGGCCCGAGCTCGGGGCGCGGCTCGAATGGCTGCTCGGGTATCCGCACGGGTGCGTGGAGCAGACGACGTCGAGCACGCTGCCGCTCATCGCGGCGCGCACGATCCTGCCGCGGATCGGCGTCACGCGCCTCTCTCCGGGGGAGCTCCAGAAGCGGATCGCGTCGGGTATCCAGCGGCTCGCGACCATGCGCACGGATTCGGGCGGCCTCGCCTACTGGCCTGGCGGCGATGATCCGAACGTGTATGGCACGGCGTACGCGATCCGGGCCGTCCTTCTCGCGAAGAAGGCCGGCGTGAACCCGCCCGTCGGCCTGCTCGAGGGAATGCAGCAATTCCTCGCGGATCGAATGCTCGACGAGGACACCGCGCCCGAGGTCTCGGCCGCGATCGCCGAGAGCCTCGCCGACGCGGGCGCGCTCGATCGGAGCGCGGCGGACGCGCTCTTCGATCGGAAGGACAACCAGAGCGTCTTCGGGCTCGGCAGCCTCGCCCTCGCGCTCGCGTCGCTCCCGGGCCAGGAGGATCGCGTGAAGGCGCTGCTCGACCTGATCGAGGCGAGCTTCGACGCGCGCGGCGCGCTCGTGAACACGAAGCGGATGAACGATTTCTATTATTACGGCTCGCCCGCGCGATCCCGCGCGCAGGCGGCCATCGCGCTCGCGCGGCTGCGTCGGTCCTCGCCGATCCTCCCGCTGCTCCTGCGCGAGATCGCGGCCGACATGGACGCGTACACGACCCAGGCGACGGCGTATTCGCTCCTCGCGCTCGGCCAGCACCTCGAAGCGAGCACGGACGACGGCGTGACCGTTCGCGTGAAGCTCGACGGGGAGGTCCTCGCTCCCTCGGCGGATCTCGGCTTCGGAAGCAAAGAGTTCGCCATTCCATTGAGCCGCGTGCGGGGCAAGAAGGCGAAGCTCGTGCTGGAGGCCGAGGGAGATCGTTCGGTCGGGTATGCGATCGCGTCGGCCTGGCAGCGGGCGATCGCGGCCGCGGATTCGCCGGCCGGGACCCGGGGCGAGAATGGACCGTCCGTGTACCGCGTGATCAGCGATCCGCGCGGCGGCGCCGTGGATCTCTCCAAGATCAAGGCGGGCGACCTCCTCCGCGTGGCCCTCTATGCGCGGCTCCCGGAGGTGGACGACCAGCGGCGCGGGTATGTCGCGCTCACGGATCGTTTGCCCGCGGGCTTCGAGCCGGTGCAGCCCGACCTCGCGACGGTGGCGAGCGCGCCGGGGATCGATTCCCATCATCCGTTCTACTCCGCGCTTCGCTGGGAATCGTCGGAGGCGAGCCACATCGAGATGCGGGACGACCGCGTGAACATTTACTTCGACAAGGTCTGGGGAGATTCGGTCGCCGCGACGTTCCTCGTGCGGGCGACGACGCCGGGCGTCTTCGCGCTGCCGGCGGCGGTAGGCGAGCTCATGTACGAGCCCGACGGCGCCGGGTACAGCGACGCGGGGCAGGTGACGATCCAATGA
- a CDS encoding YtxH domain-containing protein, which translates to MKHLMALGMVAFGLGLAACGGGSGEGAKTPEAVEEDAEKAGEKAGEAMEEAGDKAEEAGDKAEQEMKQE; encoded by the coding sequence ATGAAACACCTCATGGCGCTCGGGATGGTTGCATTCGGGTTGGGCCTCGCGGCGTGCGGGGGCGGGAGCGGCGAGGGCGCGAAGACGCCGGAGGCCGTCGAAGAGGACGCCGAGAAGGCGGGCGAGAAGGCTGGAGAGGCCATGGAAGAGGCCGGCGACAAGGCGGAGGAGGCCGGCGACAAGGCCGAGCAGGAGATGAAGCAGGAGTAA
- a CDS encoding Tim44 domain-containing protein gives MFLIGLFLRRQRRRLMLDVGWSSAGHFVSPGASHVPEESPAEVRRKMEWLRGQDPDFSVILLEDFITALYVEAHTARGSNALEKYSPYLRPAARSTLGSLPRVPVSTVIVGALRLVHFATDGRTQQSRLVVELESNSTEEPPGAAPVSHYALERWTFVRSFGARSRSPDRVRSFACPNCGAPLERTTHGRCTYCSQAVDSGQFDWVVEKIDLLARETRGPMLTGTTEEEGTELPTVLDPGLSAARIEMARRDPSFNEQAFFGRVQWIFATMQHAWTSLEWQRARPCLTDRLWRAQSYWIEAYRQQGLRNVTENARILRIELVRIAADRWYEAATVRVHATGLDYTVRTVDGVVVGGHRAKERAYTEYWTLVRSAARHGPTRAQPACPQCGATLTMEMAERCGHCGTLVEASTFDWVLSRIEQDEVYTG, from the coding sequence ATGTTCCTCATCGGGCTGTTCCTCCGGAGGCAACGAAGGCGCTTGATGCTCGACGTCGGCTGGTCGTCCGCCGGCCATTTCGTCTCGCCAGGCGCCTCCCACGTGCCGGAGGAGAGCCCGGCCGAGGTCCGCCGCAAAATGGAGTGGCTGCGCGGACAGGACCCCGATTTTTCGGTCATCCTCCTCGAAGACTTCATCACCGCGCTCTACGTCGAGGCGCACACGGCGCGTGGCTCGAATGCCCTCGAGAAGTATTCCCCTTATCTCCGCCCGGCGGCGCGGAGCACCCTCGGCAGCTTGCCGCGCGTGCCGGTCAGCACGGTGATCGTGGGGGCGCTCCGGCTCGTCCATTTCGCGACGGACGGTCGGACGCAGCAGAGCCGGCTCGTCGTGGAGCTCGAGTCCAATTCTACGGAGGAGCCGCCGGGCGCCGCCCCGGTCTCCCATTACGCGCTGGAGCGCTGGACCTTCGTGCGGTCCTTCGGCGCGCGCTCGCGTTCGCCCGATCGGGTCCGCTCGTTCGCCTGCCCCAACTGCGGCGCCCCGCTCGAGCGCACGACGCACGGGCGCTGCACGTATTGCAGCCAGGCCGTGGACTCGGGCCAGTTCGATTGGGTCGTCGAGAAGATCGACCTCCTCGCCCGCGAGACGCGTGGCCCGATGCTCACCGGCACGACGGAGGAGGAGGGCACCGAGCTGCCCACGGTGCTCGATCCGGGGCTCTCCGCCGCGAGAATCGAGATGGCGCGTCGCGATCCGTCCTTCAACGAGCAGGCGTTCTTCGGGCGCGTGCAATGGATCTTCGCGACCATGCAGCACGCGTGGACGTCGCTCGAATGGCAGCGCGCCCGCCCGTGCCTCACGGATCGGCTGTGGAGGGCGCAGAGCTACTGGATCGAGGCCTACCGGCAGCAAGGGCTGCGCAACGTCACCGAGAATGCGCGTATCCTGCGCATCGAGCTCGTGCGGATCGCCGCGGACCGGTGGTACGAGGCCGCGACCGTGCGGGTGCACGCGACGGGGCTCGATTACACCGTCCGGACGGTGGACGGCGTGGTCGTCGGGGGCCATCGGGCAAAGGAGCGCGCGTACACCGAATACTGGACCCTCGTGCGGAGCGCGGCCAGGCACGGCCCCACGCGCGCGCAGCCGGCCTGCCCGCAATGCGGCGCGACGCTCACCATGGAGATGGCCGAGCGCTGCGGTCATTGCGGGACGCTCGTCGAGGCGAGCACGTTCGACTGGGTGCTGAGCCGGATCGAGCAGGACGAGGTGTACACCGGTTGA
- a CDS encoding TPM domain-containing protein gives MASISWRNDGPEREQVEGLIKEIEATCSAEIVVTVRPRSGVYRQADHLFGAICAFLGLCVYIYAPTEFTDDLVPPALLLLFVAGAVFCANVAPLRRLLLSEALMARQVRSAAREAFLDQGIAGTRDRTGILIYISVFERRAEVVTDIGILRRESEDQPGRAIREIERAVAERLPMEGFAAAVRGLGAWLKEALPPRVDDINELSDEVR, from the coding sequence ATGGCATCGATATCGTGGCGAAACGACGGGCCGGAGCGGGAGCAGGTGGAGGGCCTCATCAAGGAGATCGAGGCCACGTGCTCCGCCGAGATCGTGGTCACGGTGCGGCCCCGGTCGGGGGTGTATCGCCAGGCGGACCACCTGTTCGGCGCGATATGCGCGTTCCTCGGCCTCTGCGTCTACATTTATGCGCCCACGGAGTTCACGGACGACCTCGTGCCGCCGGCCTTGCTCCTTTTGTTCGTCGCGGGGGCCGTCTTCTGCGCGAACGTCGCGCCGCTGCGCCGGCTCCTGCTCTCCGAGGCGCTCATGGCGCGGCAGGTGCGCTCGGCCGCGCGGGAGGCGTTCCTGGACCAGGGTATCGCGGGGACGCGGGATCGTACGGGGATCCTCATTTACATCTCCGTCTTCGAGCGCCGCGCCGAGGTCGTCACCGACATCGGCATCCTCCGCCGCGAAAGTGAAGATCAGCCCGGCCGGGCCATTCGCGAGATCGAGCGCGCCGTGGCGGAGCGTTTGCCCATGGAGGGGTTTGCCGCGGCGGTACGGGGCCTCGGCGCCTGGCTGAAGGAGGCGCTGCCGCCGCGCGTGGACGACATCAACGAGCTCAGCGACGAGGTGAGGTGA